The genomic stretch TGTGATGATGTGAATTGGTGAatttgatgaataacatgaattgacttgtttgctttatgttaatgtgttgtgatgagatgatgaatgCTATTTGATGTATTGTTTGGGATTGAAGTCATGTTAGCTGTATGTTGTGTAAATGTTGGATGTGGTATGCTTATATATATTTAAGGGGTTGCGATCTTCTTAATTGCATGAGTCTTGTTATTATTGCACACTTACACTAGCATGAGTCTATGAAAGAGACAATGTTGGATAATCTCGCGTAGATTATTTGCTTGTCCCAAACCTAACGTCAAATGGGGTTTGAAAGCTTAAGGCCAAATCAAGCTTTAGAGGTGGTTATCTAGTGTATTTGAGAGACGCTCGGCAAGCCGGAAATGATAACGGATGGGATCCACATGCATATCGCATTGAGTCACACATGAGTCGCACGTGTCGGTGTGAATGGTTGTTTGTGTGATTATGTGATATGATTGTGTGGATATGATTTTGGTAGATATGCATATACGTGGATTTTAGGTGATCCATTTGATATGAATTGTTGATGTGATATGTGTGCATATttgtgatatatgtgatgaaatggtgacttgtatacataatggaatcatgtgaaagttgtatacatatttgatgatgatttgtaaatgatgatggatgataatATGTACATGAAACCGATATGTTGTGAAATATGACTTTTGTACATCGTTTAGTATTTATAAATGAATACTTGTGGATTGTTGAGCCATGTCGTATGATGGTAAACATGCGATTCTTTAAtaagatgatatgatgcatgtttgtatgAAGCGTGACGAATTCTAATAATATATGTATGTTTGTTATAAATTTCATATTATTATGTGTTTCTATAATGgtttgaattctcacccttctgttggaatgatgttCTATCGCGACATCACTCAGGTACCGGAGATGGTGGTGCTTCGCACAAGGATTAGATTCAGAGGCTAGTTCTTGTTGTGTTTTGACTAGGTAGTCTATAGTGCTCTAGTCATGTAACACTTGGTTTATGGGATTATTTGaatttgttttgatgttgagagATATTGTTGTGCTCTCTTTTATCTTGTTATTTGGATATGTTGGTTTTGATGTTGAGTGGCCTTAGAGCCCAAAACAATATTTTGTGGTAGATGATTTGTGGGAATTATCACTATTTACCATTTATGAAGAGAGATGTTATTCCGCTGTGTGAGTTTGCATGTTGGTTATTTGGTTTTAACTTATAATCCGTGTTACTTGTATGTGACCATGGCATGTGTTGTTTCTGGCAGAAGTAAATGTGATGCCCTCGTGTATGCATGCTTTAATTTACTGTAATTATGCAATTGTATGTTGTATTTGAGTAATAGTAGTTTGGGaggtgttacattagtggtatcagagcacgGTCAGTCATTCAGTCAGGTTATGAATTTATTTGATTCCGTTGTATCTGATTTGTGTGTATGACACAATCGATACAATTTATTTAGCAATCCTTGTTGTTGTGATTGTTTGGTTGGTGTTGCAGGAAAATGGTTGCTGGAAGGAATGATGATGCGCTTGCGGAGGCATTGACCCTGTTGGCTGGTGCCATTCTGCAAATGAATGCTGGTGATCGGGAGCATGATGCTGATGAATTTCGTGCTTTAGGTAAGTTCCAGAGGAACAATCCGCTAACTTTGAAGGATCTCATGAACCTGACAAAGCTCAAGAGTGGTTGAAGGCGATTGAGAAAATCTTTCGAGTTATGAACTGTTCAAATGCGCAGAAGGTGCAGTTTGACACTTATATGCTTGAGAAAGAAGCTGAGGATTGGTGGCACAACACTATTCAGAGATTTAATGAGGATGGCATTGAAGTGACTTGGACACTTTTCCATTATGCTTTTCTGGagaagtattttccagaagatgttcgtggaaagaaggaaattgaattccttgagtTAAAGCAAGGTAAAGGTACCGTAGCTGAGTATGCTGCAAAGTTTGAGGAGTTGATCAAATTTTGTCCccattacaatactgctaatgtTGAGAGATCCAAGTGTCTtaagtttgtgaatggcttgagaccTGATATCAAGAAGGCAATGGGTTACCAATAGATTACGAGATTTTTtgagttggttaacaagagtaGGATCTATGATAAGGATAGCCGTGAGAGTGATGCTCATTACAAGTCCTTGCATGATAAGAAAGGAAAATGGCAATTCCGAAGGAAGACGTATTATGGTAAGAAGAAAGTTGGTGATGGCAAGAAGCCGAGTGGGGGAGGATCTCACACTCCTGTTAAGTGCTTCAGATATGGTGTTGAGGGACATCGTGCTCCAGAGTGTCCTAAGGGCGATGTGACTTGTTTCAAATGTGGCAAGCAAGGTCACAAATATTTTGATTGCAGAGTTGGTTCGAATATGACTTGCTACAACTGTGGTGAGCAAGGGCACATTAGTACCAAGCGAAAcaagccgaagaaggagcaagcCAAAGGGAAGTGTTTGCATTGTCCGGTGCTGATACTTTTGCTAAGGAGAGATTGATTCGAGGTACGTGTTTTATTAATAATATGCCtttgattattattattgataCCCGTGCGACGCATTCTTTTATTTCTTTGGATTATGCTAAGAGATTGAATCTTAAATTATATGTTACGcgtgtgtaagaccccaattttggccctaagatccctcatggcatcataacattgcatttgcaaagcctcaaggatcataagtatcttggttccctttacctttggataggacttcttgtgagtggtctgagatcaccaagcatgtttgaattatatattattgcttttcttatctttgtttactaaccaaaagcacaaagatatgtcactaacatattttgtttgtagcttgagcaatcacaaggtcaagagcttctaggagatcatttGTGCAAAGATATGACCAATTGaggatgaaagcaagcatggtaatggtccccaaagctctcatccatcaaatatgcatccctaatatctcaattcatcattttgatcaaatcaagtcaaagggtttgaggttttgtttctcaaggaagccctaattcatctgtgcactacaatgccttgctcatggtcaaatacaatcaagggaagttatttaattcttcatttcatgcatatttgaatttatttgagtgtcctcaatcatcaattcatcaagatatgagtcatggacttgagaagttgagcagtcaattcatctgactattttgaaatacactgagacctaacttttcacgtgttggtcaaatgaagatgattccaaaagaaaaaatgatcttaaggacaatatgaacaactttcatgttcatcaaaaattgatttgaatcttggaaggtcatcatccattccaagacattataggtcattttgactgaaaccctaattttgggtcaacttcccaaggacataactcattcattttttatgattttgaggtgggatcaaatgcattgtaaagcttaagatgtctactacaaatgttatgttgaacaaaatttcataatctcaaaggaaatacatgtgataatgcaaaacattataggtcactttggaccaaatgcattgaaaggcaaaaaagtctaacttcaagtgcccataactctttcatcaaaaatccaaatgattcaaaatttaagtccattttgattgtattgaagatatctacaactttgatgttggaggtttttttatttgaggtttgaatcattgaaacagaggggcttgaacattggccaaatttagaaactttgccttcacatgtcatgcaccttgcactttaaaatcaaatttcaccaatttacacacttcaaatggattttttcctaacataacaattgttccttacattaaaacctttccaaccattactcacatgatcatgtttggatttggcaaatggtattttcgaagaggagaagcttttggttcaattatgcataacacttcaaaattccatgcacaagccaattcactccaagctacacatccatttcactttggtatgattatagattgcatttggcattgattttgggccttgtgcatgatcatgcaagcccatgcaaggaatgtccaacttcatgcacacggattgaatcacccTCTCTTTTccattccctctataaatagaagctctattccattcaaaattcaccctggaatcaacctgaattgctgcagaaatcaaaacccaacctctcaccaaagaagctagttcatttttcttcaattttttcagatccaaaattcaaccACATCTGGTTAAATCTTTGGATCTagagcttctaaaccttcatcctctactccattgatcttctgttttggcaaaggaagcaaggaatcaagctcaaatcaccagaatTCAAGTTTTTTCTTCAACTGGTATTgtcttcgaaactcatcatatattgacctatttgcgtggatcttgtgttggctgaagtcctcttaATGGAGGCATCATAATtgtgcattcaatttttgaaatccatcaagttcatgatgaacaccacagaacttccatctttgatttctctcaatatagagatctagagtggaattgagtggtacagggatgatgtacatcatcctagctttccaatgatgtatagatcgtgtattttggttaagttttggttgtctgcaattttggccggaaaactCAAGCTCACCAGAGAAaaaggtggctccggtggccgtcccattgccagtttgaatctggatcgttggattgaGTTTCCCAGATCTAATCATGGCCTTCGCTTGTTATGAATTTCATTTATTCATTGTGTTACGCGTGgtgtgatacggtgaactgactttgtgtttttgctttgaaaagaAATGTTGCGAACAGCAAGAGTCTCCAccaacttttcttttatccaataaggaaaggcggaaaagaacaagaaagaccttgattagattttgagttcgggaggtacattatacaaagggaaggtgttagcaccctttgtatccatggttatccatgggctcttaattgcttaactcacttatgttttccttgtttgagaaagtgtttgagaaatgtggtgtgtttagaaaatattttgaaaggagagtttaactttgtaatgattcttgtacgaatgtatacaaagtgtttatctcgtttgattttgaaagatgtttagaaaaatataactcggcgatgattctggtgcgaatgtataccaagtggtgattttctaaaagatgttttgaaaagtgtgaggtgtgaaaagtattttaagctgtgagcaagcatttaagagttatacctaaccaaggtctttataggtatttcctatccttaggagggtaaaattgtccttactattgagaagtaagtagtcttatcctttggatgtaaagggacatcgtggggtcgtcgattggtcattgaaggcaacatttgtaaggataccttagcattcgaagggacgatcatcatttaatcgtaggctacaacgaagggtcatcgagggacaaagtcatatattcgaaggtaacgttcgagggacaaggtcatatattcgaaggcaacgttcgagggactatgatttatcttgtagggacattgaccttttgatcgaagggactatgacttatctgtttagggatgatgatgatttaatcgaaagggtctttgctaagggtatccccacattcgcgggacatgaccgtaatatcgtaaggcaacaaagagagggttaccctagaggtgcaagtgtggaaatgattggattcagatgtattatcttgaattaatttatctaagttcgattatttatctttccatgcaatcctattagcatacatctagacagttatattcacagtatggaaaaattaaagtgcgaaaaataagactacgttattacatggcttcgggatgggggtacataatttaaaaggggatataaaatatctaaatcttaattaacgagtacaaaattaaaagggcatacaaaataataaaacctaattaaactaaaaagaaagaaataaaaaaaatcctaatttaatctattacatagaaagttcatgacaaatgaaataaataaactaaatttaagaatgaattaagaatatttttagtccataataatagaattttttttttatgaatttatggaaaaacttagactaaattgatagaaattttaaaagaaaagagaaaaaaaatataattagatttttattattcaaaatagcccattttaattaattaagtgatatatgaaaatttaattaataaactagattaaattatatcctagtttaaataactaatataatatattaattagaaaattaattaatgggttttattttaataatagaaaaatagtggtgaattaattatagtggaaagagagtaaacatagtaaaaacaaCTGAAAAAGCTAAAAAATAGGTCCTAGGGGCTCGAACCTAGGACCTCTAGGTTGCAGTGAGGGGggctgtttctttcatgtgaatacagcaaacctgtaacttcatcttatatcaaaccacacacataaaataagatcatatgtaatcatcattcaataataaaaatagccatgcacaaatcaagaagcttatattattttactcatgtattagttctctttagtgcaagtgataatgataaaacaaaccttacacatacatgttaaagacaaccaaagatttatattatcaccattatatcatcatcatcattattatgtaataacagcatgtgaaataaacataatcatgctagaaacaacactcatataataataattaaatgacagatataattttttaatcatgcaaacagaatttctccaacatgctatgagATATCAAGAACAAACacatacttgaataaagcaatatcaacatcccCCAAACTATGAATACATCctctcaatatatatatatattaaaccaatattattcatgcatgaattaaggagtattgcaaggtaatcatgctggatgcaaatttcataatgaacacttactgaggatttgattcttctagcttgctcactgtatgttgttcttattcaggctatgagtgctttatggttgcttctcttttccctgcccgtgaatcttcttgcttctgccttgccttgtgtatcttcttctgctgtatctctcctctttttcctcCTCCTTTCTCTCGCTGCcgccatatgaagtatttataatggtgtgaattagggtttaaccttgctaaatatttggatcccttcctatatTTTAGGATCTCACCATATAATTTAGGAGAGTTAGCTCTAACATTTTGCATGGGCTGGTATTTCAAAAGTTCAAATTCCACGTGAGACATGGAATACTCATTCAAACATCACTTTTCTAAATTATAATAAAATGCAATTTAATAAtaaaccaaaaataaaattaatttaaagcTTTAATTGcacaattaaaattaaaatttttgttattaaattagagccaaaattatttttataaaacaaaactatcatatgataaataatactatgattatttatatatttttggtttggatttggtcttaaatatctattattataaataaatatttattaaatacaaatattattataaataatgaataatttaaatgacctttaacaaataaaaattaatttaaattttagttacataattgaattaaaatttaaacctatttctatttttactttcatcatttaaaaaaaatcaaaattattcttacttatatcaaccaaaattattttataatttatgggcttttaaaaaaatgttactcttataaataaattttattaagtaaaaaacgcgaattactaaataaatactatttataaataatgaataaatggaacatgagtcactaaattataaaaaatagttattataatttaatgagctttaacaaataaaattaatttaaaattttaattatacaattaaaattcaaatctatttttatttatcattaaattaaaactattttatttatatatataaaatttatttatatcatacagataaccaaaattattattattttttatatctgtatcacataataaataaattaaaatttataatttatatgagaatgtatgctaatgaatgaatgcaaatgtgaaatgaatgtcatgcatgaatcaatttatcataaaaattaacagacaaattttggggtatgacacgtGGACTTGGACCTATGGTGGAAGCGCGGCTCTAGAGCATATGgtctgccagctcaattaataagctcagatctaacgctcctggttttttttgaatttccaattttctgatttaatttcttttatttccattattttcaaaaattcatatctctttcatttttaatccaaaaaatatgggaccaattgcattcttctccaaataatttctagtttctaattctgatttttaatatattttattttgtcatttgatatttttttgtgaattttctcttttctggttatttttaattcattttaaatagtttttgatattcaaaaaatacaaaaatattttcctaacctatttgaataatgatgaatctatgaaaaatattctcatcaatttttttaattgatttgagatttatttgagattttagttcaattaagttatttttattcatttttaattgattaaaaatagtttctgacttttaaaaatgctgaaattttttgtcaaactttgtttgaccttgttgaacttgggataaatcacttggacctttcaaggttgatttgaagtgattttgaagtttgacctttcttttatttttaattcaagtttattttaatattaaaaatgccaaaatatTTTGCTATTTTTGTTTGACTACCAATCTTCATCTtatttctgatttctcattgtttgactttgactttcaatgtcatttggtcaatacatatggattggtacattcttattcatctttttgcattttgatcttccatttccatttccattatgcttctccttcttctttttcttctttttcttttttgatcaatgagttgaaggttgataagttagcattgattaaggagacttaaccttccttgattcaaatctaattcatcttgatcaattgatcaagtgaatggctttgcattaaggataggttgtttcctaaattatgcaaaaggcttaaaccaatacaagatcaattctcttcttctttttggcatggcaagttgttggaacttggttcactaatcaagacttctaacttgtgttgttacctacattattattgaccggcctcagatagttgtgacttctacataagtccaattatgattgcttaacataacgctaaatttgccttatggcacactaactattgaccattaactactaacctttactttatgcactttacttttatgcaatttatcattcttgtacatatgattcatttgctttttcctttgctcattggagcacatgtttatgttaatgccctttgccttttgcccacttgggtatataattgtgtatatatcttttgtgcttgtgtttgtctgtttgttgtgaactcaaaatgtgaagaattggacaaaatggacttagactttaggactttacccaagcaaaatggagtttgaagagcaactttgcctcatgcctttagagtgcttaaatgtcaaagagaaactaggcctcatgcctttagaatgcttaaagcttaaggatgaacattgaaaggaccatattctaaactccctcttgtccattctttgattgttaatagaaccttttgatgtgtgtgttttcttgtgctaggatTTCCCACTTGAGCCTAAGGGAGtaaccattaccatgagcttctaagagagagagatccaagatacattgaggagttTTTTCCAAGAGTTcttttgactgttgattgcttgagtttatgcttgtgattgcttattccaaaggatgggagctacttggatcatcaatatgatctcaagagaggaactccttgtgtggttttgttctcttctccttcacctcttgtatgcttaggattttagcccttcttcttcttcttctctccactctaacccaagccaaaactttttgtgcaaacatttaacacttgtttcaacattagaaacctaagccttaagcttttgattttcaaactttcttttcataatacttatcttgaattgaacctttaaatcaactttgaccattttgtacatgcttctaattggtaaatataacccactcaaatgtctttttgtggtttcaatggccactttctaatcaaacttttttcataacctttagctattaggtttgagttatcattgtggtagatgtaatactcacctatatccttagtgatggacaatgagtcttccatgcttattatagggttaacccctcactagcatgttgaagctatcctcacatggtggatttgtggttaggttgagttttctcccttagataacaaaagacctcaaggcttttggaccaatcaattcaccaacttgttttgagatttttaccccgaactacgaggttttgatcctaatctttttttaagatggtacgtaggcaatgggttcatccattcaaacacaaaatgtaattaaacttgtatattcttttctcatctcttcaatcatgtttgcacaaacaaattttcacaaaaataccaaccttataacaagtgtgaaaagggctccctaggagtacctaggatgttttgggtgcctaacaccttcccattgcatagccaacccccttacccagatctctgacatttttactagtttttgattcgataaaacttttaggtttttgttcgctttctaaccattcctttggataaatagaagtgcggtggcgactcgacttgtatgatttaccttggatttagtcaatatctctaatggtaacaaataccccgctacagcgTGGAAGCATGGTCATTGATACTTCGGCTATGGGTTCAATGACTAATTCATCTGTTTGTTTGAAATGTCCGTTGAATATTTGTGATAAAGATTTTGAAGTTGATTTAACGTGTCTTCCATTGAGTCAACTTGATATTATTTTGGGAATGGACTGGTTAAGGGCCAACCATGTCTATATCAATTATTTTGTGAAAGCTGTTCTTTTTCTTGAGCCAGAGAAGGAAGGTGATTTATTCTTGTATACTCAACAAGTGAATGAATCTGTGCGAGATGGTGCTGAAGTGTTTATGTTGGTGGCAAGTTTGAAGCTTAGTGAAAATGGAACAATGGGTGAATTTCCAGTTGTTCGTGATTTTTCTGAAGTGTTTCCTGATGAGGTTAGCAATTTTCCACCTGAACATGAAGTTGAGTTCACGATTGATTTGATTCCTGGTACTAGTCCGgtatcgatggctccgtatcggGTGTCACCATaagagttgaaagagttgaagagtcaactaGAGGATTTGCTTGATAAGAggtttattcgtccgagtgtgtcacgtggggtgcacctgtcttgttagttaagaagaaagaaggtactatgaggttgtgtgtggattaccgacaactgaataaggttactatcaagaataagtatccgCTTCCGAGGATTAATGATTTGATGGATTAATTGGTTGGTGCTTGTTTGTTTAGCAAGTTTGATTTTAGGAttgggtatcatcagatccgtgtgaaagctgaagatattcagaagactgtTTTTAGAACAAGGTATGGGCACTATGAGTATTcggtgatgcctttcggtgtgacgaatgcacctggtgtatttatggagtacatgaattGGATTCTTCATAAATATCTCGATAAGTTCTTAGTTGTATTTATCGATGATATTCTGATCTATTCAAAGAGTGAAAAGGATCACGCTGAGCATTTGAGGATTGTTTTATCTATATTAAAAGAGAAGCAGTTGTTTGCTAAACTTTCGAAGTACGAGTTTTGGTTGAAGGAtgtgagtttccttggccatgtgacATCTAGTGGTGGTATTTcggttgatccttctaagattgAGGCTATATCTCAATGGGAAGCGCCAACATCTGTGTTTGAGATTCAtagttttcttggtttggctaGTTATTATCGAAAGTTTATTGAAGGCTTTTTTAAGTTATCTTTGTCATTAACGCAattgactaggaaaggtcaagctttcatttggactgCACAGTGTGAAGCTAGTTTTCAAGAGCTGGAGAGGAGATTGACTACTGCTCCTGTTTTAATTTTACCGAATCCATCAGAACCatttgttgtgtattgtgatgcttctttgatgggtttaggaggtgtgttaatgcaaaatcatcaagttgtagcttatgcttcaaggcaactcaaAGTGCATGAGAGGAGTTATCCGACTCATGATTTGGATTAGCTGCtgttgtgtttgttttgaagatttggagacattatttgtttgggtcGAGACTcgatgtgtttagtgatcacaagagtttgaagtatttgttcgatcagaaagagttgaatatgagacaaaggagatggttcgaattcttgaaggattatgattttggtttgaattaccatcctggCAAAGCGAATGTTGTAGCTGACACTTTGAATAGGAAATCTTTGCATATGTCGATGTTGATGGTGCGAGAATTGGATTTACTTGAACAATTTCgagatatgagtttggtttgtgaagaGACTTCTTTTGGAGTgaagcttggtatgttgaagcttactGGTGGAATTTTGGATGAGATTCGAGAAGGTAAGAAATTTGATTTGGTTTTGGTAGGTCGATTGACGTTGATCAATCAAGGTAAAGGTGGTGAttttcggattgatgagaatggtatcatgaggtgtcaTGATAAATTTTGTGTTCCCGATGTTTCagatttgagaaagaggattcttgatgaaggacatcgtagtggtttgagtatttatcctggtgctactaagatgtatcaagatttgaGGAAATTGTTTTGGTGGCCTGGTATGAAGAAAGAGATTGCGGAATTTGTGTATTCGTGTTTGATTTGTCAGAAATCGAAGATTGAGCATCTGAAGTCGTCTGGTTTGTTACAACTGTTATCTATTCCtgaatggaaatgggatagtatttctatggattttgtttctggtttacctAGGAATCTGAGtaattgtgaagctatttgggttATTATGGACATGTTGACGAAACCTGCTCACTTTATTCCGATTAGAACGGATTATCCGATGGAGAGGCTTGTAAagctgtatattgagaaaattgtcAGTTTGCATAGTATTCCGTCTAGCATTGTGTTAGATAGGGATGCGAGGTTtacttcgagattttgggaaggtttgcaacGTGCTTTGGGTACAAAGTTGTGtttgagttctgcttatcatccgcatatagatggtcagactgagaggacgattcgGTCGCTtgaggatcttttgagagcttgtgttttggaacagGGAGGTGCTTGGGATGATTATGTGCCTTTGATTaagtttacctacaacaatagttttcattcgagtattggtatggctccgtttgaagctttgtatggtagaaggtgtgggacgcctttatgttggtacaAATCCGGGGaagagtgttgtggttggacaTGAGATAGTTCAACAGACTAATGATAAGATTAAGATGATCAGAGAGAAGATGAAGgtttctcagagtcgtcagaagagttaccatgacaagatAAAGAAAGCGCT from Lathyrus oleraceus cultivar Zhongwan6 chromosome 7, CAAS_Psat_ZW6_1.0, whole genome shotgun sequence encodes the following:
- the LOC127101788 gene encoding uncharacterized protein LOC127101788 — its product is MACVVSGRSKCDALVYACFNLLKMVAGRNDDALAEALTLLAGAILQMNAGDREHDADEFRALAQEWLKAIEKIFRVMNCSNAQKVQFDTYMLEKEAEDWWHNTIQRFNEDGIEVTWTLFHYAFLEKYFPEDSRIYDKDSRESDAHYKSLHDKKGKWQFRRKTYYGKKKVGDGKKPSGGGSHTPVKCFRYGVEGHRAPECPKGDVTCFKCGKQGHKYFDCRVGSNMTCYNCGEQGHISTKRNKPKKEQAKGKCLHCPVLILLLRRD
- the LOC127101790 gene encoding uncharacterized protein LOC127101790; its protein translation is MVTNTPLQRGSMVIDTSAMGSMTNSSVCLKCPLNICDKDFEVDLTCLPLSQLDIILGMDWLRANHVYINYFVKAVLFLEPEKEGDLFLYTQQVNESVRDGAEVFMLVASLKLSENGTMGEFPVVRDFSEVFPDEVSNFPPEHEVEFTIDLIPGTSPVSMAPYRVSP